From the Lampris incognitus isolate fLamInc1 chromosome 6, fLamInc1.hap2, whole genome shotgun sequence genome, one window contains:
- the LOC130114478 gene encoding uncharacterized protein LOC130114478, protein MTVRVEGKARYCGPLVRALESSLKTRFAEVFSAVKIPGCEPAEGRGPTKFPFTNAYFIASVLDPAFGFQRLEHDVQLDSDVKDVLKTEIKEYIKAEGDKQAVSTADAAEATGPGEGELSESPPEKQLRMFSHYRRTPSSTEKKPSGQAQLTAYLNLIAEQDSDSVPCLRFWQQNKSKFPTLYQIATQVFSIPTSSAPIERVFSHGGILMRPHRARLSSSMLSDLMFLK, encoded by the exons gaaaagccagatactgtgggcctctggtgagagctctggagagctccttgaaaacaaggtttgcagaggttttcagtgcagtcaagataccaggatgtgagccggctgaaggaagaggccccaccaaatttcctttcaccaatgcctacttcatagcatctgtgttggacccagcatttggcttccagcggctagaacatgatgtgcagctggacagtgacgtcaaagatgtgctgaagactgagatcaaag agtatataaaggcagagggtgacaagcaagcggtatcaacagcagatgcagcggaagcaacaggaccaggggaaggtgaactttcagagtctcctcctgagaagcagttgagaatgttctcccactataggaggactccctcctccaccgagaagaagccgtctggccaggctcagttgactgcatacctcaacttgatcgctgagcaggactctgactcagtcccgtgcctcaggttttggcagcaaaacaaatccaaattccctaccctctatcagattgccacacaggtattctctatccctacctccagtgcacccattgaaagggtatttagtcatggaggcattttgatgaggcctcaccgtgcaaggttgagtagttccatgctgtcagatcttatgtttttgaaatga